In Indioceanicola profundi, the genomic stretch CTGCCGCCGGCGGAGGCGGTGCAGCCGGGCCGCTATTTCGGCTTCATCGGCGCAGCCCCGCAGATGCAGGCGGTCTACCGGCTGATCGACAATGCGGCGCCGAGCAAGGCCACCGTCTTCATTACCGGGGAAAGCGGGACCGGTAAGGAAGTCTGCGCCGAGGCGATCCATTGCCGCAGCCCGCGGGCCAAGGGGCCTTTTGTCGCGATCAACTGCGCCGCGATCCCGAAGGACCTGATGGAATCGGAGATTTTCGGCCATGTGAAGGGCGCCTTCACCGGTGCCACCTCCAATCACGCGGGCGCCGCGCTGCAGGCCAGCGGCGGTACGCTGTTCCTGGACGAGATCTGTGAAATGGATCTGGCCCTGCAGGCCAAGCTGCTGCGGTTCCTGCAGACAGGCATGGTCAAGAAGGTCGGCAGTGAGAAGCTGGAGGCGGTGGATGTACGCATCGTCTGCGCCACCAACCGCGATCCGTTCGCCGAGGTGCAGGCCGGGCGCTTCCGCGAGGATCTGTTCTACCGGCTCCAGGTGATCTCCATAGAGCTGCCGCCCTTGCGGGAGCGCGGGGACGATGTGCTGCTGATCGCGCGGTCCCTGCTGGACACCTTCACGCGCGAGGAGGGAAAGAACTTCACCGGCTTCAGCACGGAGGCGGAGGACATCCTGCGCGGCTATGCATGGCCGGGCAATGTGCGCCAGCTTCTGAACGTGGTGCGCAACGTGGTCGTTCTGAATGACGGGACCCTGGTGCAGCCCTTCATGCTGCCGCCGCCGCTGAACAAGCCGGGAATGATCGTTCCCCCCATGCTGGCAGACCCACGCTGGGCGTCCATGGCGGGGGCCCTGCCCTTCCCGTTCGCTCTCCCCGTTGCCACCCCGCCAACGGCACAGCCTGTCGCGCGGGCAGCGCCGGCCGGCAGCGCGGGCCCCTTCGCCACGCTTGGCGTGCCGCCCGCCGCAGGGGCCGCACTCCCCGGAACGCCGGTGAGCGTACCGGACCAGCCTGCCCCTTCCCGGGCGAACGGGACGGGCGATGACGCCGAGCGGCGGATCAAACCGCTTTGGCAGGTGGAAGAGGAAGCGATCGATGCCGCGATCCGCCTGTGTGGCGGCAATATCACCCGCGCCGCCTCCCTGCTGGAGATCAATCCCTGCACCATCTACCGCCGCCGCCAGCGCAGACGCGCGCAGGCTTGAGAAAGAAGTGTGAGACCACGCCATGATCACCGAAATCCGGCACATCATCTTTTCCAACGATGAAATGAAGCAGGTCTTCCAGACCATGCCGCCGGACGGGTTCGATCCGCAGCGGCGGATCACCCGGATACAGGTGGTCGAAGGTCCCCCGCCCATGGTGCAGGTCCACAGCGAAGGGGCTCCAATGCTGGAGGTCGAATCCTATCAGTTGGCGCGGATGATCGTGGGCTACTGCCGGAACAGGAAGATCCCGCTGCCCAAGGATGCGCTGAAGACCCTGCACGCGCAGGGCGATGCGCTCTGTTTCTCGATCATGAGCACGCTGAGCTGACGCCGTGCCGCGCATTGTCCAGCATGTCCGCTTCGCCGTGCGGGCGGAGCACCGGGATGCGGTGCTCCGCCTGCTGCTCGACGTGGCTCGTCATTCCCGACGCGAGCCGGGCTGCCTGCGCTACGACGTCACGCAGGAGGAAGCCGATTCCAACGTCCTGGTCCTCTGGGAGGAATATACCGACGAGGCGGCGGTCGAGGCTCACCATGCGGCCCCACACCTTCAGGACTGGCGGGCTGGCCGCGCCCTCCTTCCCGCCGATGCCTTCACCCGGACGACCACCCGGCTTCTGACCATCGATCCCTGAGCGGGGCGACGCTGCGACAGCATCGCCCCGGCCAACCTCAATGCTCGCGGAAGGAGCGCTCCACCACCTGGGTGAAGGGCTGGAGCAGGTAGGTAAAGAGGGTCTGCTCGCCGGTCCTGATGAAGGCGTCGGCCGGCATTCCGGGCATGATCTGCAACCCTTCCAGCCGCCGCAGCTCCTCCTCCGGCACGGTGATGCGCACGGCGTAATAGGGCTGACCGGTCCGCTGGTCGGTGAGCCGGTCGGCCGAAACCGTGGTGACCTCCCCGTGGATCACCGGCGTAGTGGCCTGGCGGAAGGCGGAGAACTTGATATCCGCCGGCATGCCGATCTTGACCTGGTCCACATCGGTGACCTGAAGGTGGGCTTCCACCACCAGCTCATCCTGGTCGGGTACGATCTGCATCAAGGGCTCGCCGGCCGGGATGACGCCTCCCAGCGTATGAACCTTCATATCGACCACAAGCCCGCTGTTCGGCGCCACCACCGTGGTGCGGTTCAGCACGTCCTCCGCCGCCCGCATGCGTTCGCGCAGATCGTAAAGCTCGATCTGCGCCTCGCGCAGTTCGGTGGCCACCTGCTCCTGGAAGGTCTTCTTCACCTGGATCATCTGCAGGTCGGTCTCGCCCAGCACCTGCTGGGTCTGCGCGATCTCGCCCAGAAGCTTGCCGCGCTCGCCGGTCAGGCGCGATGCCTCGCGCTCCAGCGCCAGGATGCGGGTCTTGGGCGCATAGCCCTTCGACAGCAGCTCCTTCAGGCCCTTCAGCTCATCCTTGATGAGGATGAGCTGCTCTTCCTGGCTTTCCGCCTGCGACTTCAGCCCGCCGATCTGCTCCAGCGCCTGGGCGCGGCGCTGCTGCAGGATGGTGATCTGGCCTTCCTGGGCATTGCGGCGCGCCTCGAACAGAGTGCGCTGGCCGTTCAGGATGGCGGCCACGTCGGCATTCGCCGCACGGTCCAGCAGATAGGCCGGGAACTCCACCTGTTCGGAACCGTCGCGCTCCGCCAGGAGGCGGGCCTCCAGGGCGAGCGTGCTGTCCAGCTGCCCGCGCAGGATCTCCACCTGGCTGGCGGCCTTGGTGGGGTCCAGTTCGAGCAGCACCTGGCCGGCGGCGACCCGGTCGCCCTCCCGCACATGGAGAGCCTTCACAAGCCCGCCTTCCAGATGCTGGATCTGCTTGTTGCTGCCGGACACCGCGACCACGCCGGGGGCGATGGCGGCGCTGGACAGGGGCGCCAGGCCGGCCCACAGGCCGAATGCGCCCAGCGTGCCGCCGAGCAGGATGGTGCCAGCCATGATGGTGCTGCGGAAGGAGGTGTCCACCTTCGGCTCGCCGATCATGTCGGCTGCCTTGAGGTCGAGGATGCTCATCAGGCGGCTCCCGTCTGCTGGGTAGGCTGTTGCGCGGACTGCTGGGCGGCGACACGGGCCGCCTGGGCAACCGCGGCGGCCGGCACCGGACGGGCGAACCGGCTCATGATCTCCTGGCGCGGTCCATAGGCCTGGACCTGTCCTTCACCCAGGACGAGGATGCTGTCGACCCCCATGAGGACGCTGGGGCGGTGCGCCACGATCAGCACGGTGCTGCCGATCTCGCGCAGATAGGAGAGGGCTCCGGCCAGTGCGGCCTCACCCTCGTCGTCGAGGTTGGAGTTGGGTTCGTCTAGTACGACCAGCGACGGATTGCCGTAAAGAGCCCGGGCAAGCGCCACGCGCTGGCGCTGACCGGCGGAGAGAACGGAACCGCCTTCACCGATCTGGGTGTCGTAGCCCTGGGCCAGACGCAGGATCATCTCATGCACGCCGGCATGCCGGGCCGCCTCCACCACCTTCTCGGCATCCACCTTGCCGAAGCGGGCGATATTCTCGGCGATGGTGCCGGAGAAGAGCTCCACATCCTGGGGCAGGTAGCCGATGCGCGGACCGATGCGCTCACGCTCATACTGGGACATGTCGGCCCC encodes the following:
- a CDS encoding sigma-54-dependent transcriptional regulator produces the protein MISEISHLLVVEPVASLAQAYVSALRRDGHDVAVVPDAPSAAAALRERSADLVLLNLQPADRSGVEAVRSLRAAGAPRVIALTAQGSVQLAVEVMRAGALDMILLPVGTDRLRTAVGAALAEPVASPEPAGHLPPAEAVQPGRYFGFIGAAPQMQAVYRLIDNAAPSKATVFITGESGTGKEVCAEAIHCRSPRAKGPFVAINCAAIPKDLMESEIFGHVKGAFTGATSNHAGAALQASGGTLFLDEICEMDLALQAKLLRFLQTGMVKKVGSEKLEAVDVRIVCATNRDPFAEVQAGRFREDLFYRLQVISIELPPLRERGDDVLLIARSLLDTFTREEGKNFTGFSTEAEDILRGYAWPGNVRQLLNVVRNVVVLNDGTLVQPFMLPPPLNKPGMIVPPMLADPRWASMAGALPFPFALPVATPPTAQPVARAAPAGSAGPFATLGVPPAAGAALPGTPVSVPDQPAPSRANGTGDDAERRIKPLWQVEEEAIDAAIRLCGGNITRAASLLEINPCTIYRRRQRRRAQA
- a CDS encoding putative quinol monooxygenase, which encodes MPRIVQHVRFAVRAEHRDAVLRLLLDVARHSRREPGCLRYDVTQEEADSNVLVLWEEYTDEAAVEAHHAAPHLQDWRAGRALLPADAFTRTTTRLLTIDP
- a CDS encoding HlyD family type I secretion periplasmic adaptor subunit, coding for MSILDLKAADMIGEPKVDTSFRSTIMAGTILLGGTLGAFGLWAGLAPLSSAAIAPGVVAVSGSNKQIQHLEGGLVKALHVREGDRVAAGQVLLELDPTKAASQVEILRGQLDSTLALEARLLAERDGSEQVEFPAYLLDRAANADVAAILNGQRTLFEARRNAQEGQITILQQRRAQALEQIGGLKSQAESQEEQLILIKDELKGLKELLSKGYAPKTRILALEREASRLTGERGKLLGEIAQTQQVLGETDLQMIQVKKTFQEQVATELREAQIELYDLRERMRAAEDVLNRTTVVAPNSGLVVDMKVHTLGGVIPAGEPLMQIVPDQDELVVEAHLQVTDVDQVKIGMPADIKFSAFRQATTPVIHGEVTTVSADRLTDQRTGQPYYAVRITVPEEELRRLEGLQIMPGMPADAFIRTGEQTLFTYLLQPFTQVVERSFREH